The Deltaproteobacteria bacterium genome window below encodes:
- a CDS encoding VCBS repeat-containing protein, which translates to MLADVGTKPSLPEGCEDGVAKDGEYCFELVEVPAGDRAGLQIEGAAALDLDGDGAEELIYAFSDGNDAPCAGEESQWCSQIYRWSGTEFTEIGEVTGGAQVADPNGSPYYTVLDFDGDGRRDLVVTHLAGLGYWEHRADGTLAGGGGWKLGDYIKGGAFPYRGSDEGFANVLVALDEGMQVHRWDGATWNPEGALLPLPNCLMYPGARGTSTKTGWRTWACWATTTGASSTFRTATRRTRSTSRCQCC; encoded by the coding sequence ATGCTCGCGGACGTGGGCACCAAACCGAGCCTGCCGGAGGGTTGCGAGGACGGGGTCGCGAAGGACGGTGAGTACTGCTTCGAGCTGGTCGAGGTCCCCGCGGGAGACCGCGCGGGGCTACAGATCGAGGGCGCGGCGGCGCTCGACCTCGACGGCGACGGCGCGGAGGAGCTGATCTACGCGTTCTCGGACGGTAACGATGCTCCGTGCGCAGGCGAGGAGTCGCAGTGGTGCTCGCAGATCTACCGGTGGTCGGGCACGGAGTTCACAGAGATCGGGGAGGTCACCGGCGGTGCACAGGTGGCAGATCCCAACGGATCGCCGTACTACACCGTGCTCGACTTCGACGGCGACGGGAGACGGGACCTCGTGGTCACCCATTTGGCGGGACTCGGTTACTGGGAGCACCGTGCGGACGGAACGCTGGCGGGCGGGGGTGGCTGGAAGCTGGGTGATTACATCAAGGGCGGGGCATTTCCGTATCGAGGTAGCGACGAGGGATTCGCGAACGTGCTGGTGGCCCTCGACGAGGGGATGCAGGTCCACCGGTGGGACGGCGCGACGTGGAATCCTGAGGGGGCGCTGCTGCCCCTGCCGAACTGTCTGATGTATCCGGGCGCGCGGGGGACCTCGACGAAGACGGGATGGAGGACGTGGGCGTGCTGGGCGACTACAACGGGTGCGAGTTCAACTTTCCGAACAGCTACGCGGAGGACCCGGAGTACTTCGCGATGCCAGTGCTGCTGA